A window from Pangasianodon hypophthalmus isolate fPanHyp1 chromosome 4, fPanHyp1.pri, whole genome shotgun sequence encodes these proteins:
- the LOC113540433 gene encoding delta-type opioid receptor-like translates to MDWDLVDMLREDKCVSECELNASVSTEADPRNVPPERMSPLLPVITAVYSVVFVVGLAGNCLVMYVIIRYTKMKTATNIYIFNLALADALVTTTMPFQSADYLLNSWPFGEIVCKVFISIDYYNMFTSIFTLTMMSVDRYVAVCHPVKALDFRTPLMAKTINVGIWVLSSAAGVPAMVLGGTQTNNGTTECALQFPDPYEYWDTLMKICVFVFAFVAPVLIISICYSLMLLRLRSVRLLSGSREKDRNLRRITRLVLVVVAAFIICWTPIHIFILLKAVVAIPETTPLMAAYFLCVALGYTNSSLNPILYAFLDENFKRCFKDFCLPARRKGDRGVGGSRLGRIASRQSPQAAECAPRTAKPA, encoded by the exons ATGGACTGGGACCTGGTGGACATGCTGAGGGAGGATAAGTGCGTGTCTGAGTGTGAGCTGAACGCGTCTGTGAGCACTGAGGCGGATCCGCGCAATGTGCCGCCTGAGCGCATGTCGCCTCTCCTCCCGGTCATCACCGCCGTTTACTCCGTCGTGTTCGTGGTGGGGCTGGCGGGGAACTGCCTCGTTATGTATGTCATTATCAG ATACACCAAAATGAAGACAGCAACCAACATCTACATCTTCAACCTGGCTTTGGCTGATGCTTTGGTTACCACCACAATGCCATTTCAGAGTGCAGACTACTTGTTGAACTCCTGGCCATTTGGTGAAATAGTGTGCAAAGTCTTCATCTCCATTGACTACTACAACATGTTTACCAGCATTTTCACACTAACCATGATGAGTGTGGACCGTTATGTGGCTGTGTGCCATCCTGTCAAGGCACTAGACTTCCGTACACCACTCATGGCTAAGACCATCAATGTGGGCATATGGGTACTGTCCTCAGCAGCAGGAGTGCCGGCCATGGTGCTGGGGGGAACACAGACCAATAATG gCACCACAGAGTGTGCCCTGCAGTTTCCCGACCCTTATGAGTACTGGGACACTCTAATGAAAATCTGTGTGTTCGTCTTTGCTTTTGTTGCTCCCGTCCTCATCATTAGCATCTGCTACTCTCTTATGCTTCTTCGACTGCGTAGTGTCCGCTTACTGTCTGGTTCTCGAGAGAAAGACCGCAACCTTCGCCGCATCACCCGTTTGGTCCTAGTTGTTGTGGCAGCTTTTATCATTTGCTGGACCCCTATTCATATCTTCATTCTTCTGAAAGCTGTAGTGGCCATTCCTGAGACCACACCACTTATGGCTGCCTATTTTCTGTGTGTTGCTCTTGGTTACACCAACAGCAGCCTCAACCCTATTCTCTACGCATTTCTAGATGAAAATTTTAAGAGGTGCTTTAAGGACTTCTGTTTGCCAGCAAGGCGAAAGGGAGATAGAGGAGTTGGAGGGAGCAGACTAGGGAGGATTGCATCCAGGCAGTCTCCCCAGGCTGCAGAATGTGCCCCAAGGACAGCAAAGCCAGCATGA
- the chmp5b gene encoding charged multivesicular body protein 5 produces MNRIFGRGKPKAPPPNLTDCIGNVDSRAESIDKKISRLDAELMKYKDQMKKMRDGPSKNMVKQKAMRVLKQKRMYEGQRDQLMQQSFNMEQANYTIQTLKDTKTTVDAMKIGAKEMKKAYKNVKIDQIEDLQDQLEDMMEDANEVQEALSRSYGTPDIDEDDLEAELDALGDELLLDDDSSYLDEASSAPAIPEGTPGERSTNRDGVLVDEFGLPQIPAS; encoded by the exons ATGAACCGCATTTTTGGTAGAGGAAAACCTAAAGCACCTCCTCCCAACCTTACGGACTGTATAGGAAAC GTTGATTCTCGGGCCGAGTCCATTGATAAGAAGATATCCAGACTTGATGCTGAATTGATGAAATATAAAGATCAGATGAAGAAAATGAGAGATGGGCCATCAAAG AACATGGTAAAGCAGAAAGCCATGCGGGTCCTTAAACAGAAAAGAAT GTATGAAGGACAGAGAGATCAGCTGATGCAGCAGTCATTTAACATGGAGCAGGCCAACTACACCATTCAGACACTTAAAGACACCAAAACAACT GTGGATGCTATGAAGATTGGAGCCAAAGAAATGAAGAAGGCTTACAAGAACGTGAAGATTGATCAGATTGAG GATCTTCAAGACCAGTTGGAGGACATGATGGAGGACGCTAATGAAGTACAGGAGGCTCTGAGCCGCAGCTATGGAACGCCAGATATTGATGAAGATGATCTAGAAGCTG AGCTGGATGCACTCGGCGATGAGCTGCTTTTGGATGATGACAGCTCATACCTTGATGAGGCCTCCTCGGCTCCAGCTATACCAGAAGGCACTCCAGGAGAGAGGAGCACCAACCGG GACGGAGTTCTGGTCGATGAATTTGGACTTCCTCAGATTCCAGCATCATAA